From Desulfuromonas soudanensis, the proteins below share one genomic window:
- a CDS encoding B12-binding domain-containing radical SAM protein: MNILLIYPEFPDTFWSFKHALKLAHKRASSPPLGLLTVAALLPPEWEKRLLDLNITRLTAKDLAWAEAVFVSSMLVQKESARQVISLCRQAGVRVIAGGPLFTSEFEQFPDVDHFVLNEGELTLPPFLSDWERGKARRVYRTSAFADIRKSPVPQWDLVNMRHYAAMSIQYSRGCPFQCEFCNVTALFGHQPRTKSTPQVLAELDGLYDRGWRGSIFFVDDNFIGNKRQLKTDLLPALIDWQKRRGGLSFYTEGSINLADDPQLMEMMVEAGFDTVFVGIETSDEACLAESGKVQNQKRNLIADIKRLQRAGLQVQGGFIVGFDSDTPDTFQRQIDFIQNSGIVTAMVGLLQALPGTRLYDRMKREDRLLADSTGDNVGISTNIIPAMKLETLQEGYKKIIRTIYSPERYYQRLKAFLQEYRPPKIKSAKSLRYQLALFHSFYRLGVLGKERLYFWRVLLWTLFHRPRLFPQAVTLAIYGYHFRTISERYILG, from the coding sequence ATGAATATTCTCTTAATCTATCCCGAATTTCCCGATACCTTCTGGAGTTTCAAACACGCCCTGAAGCTGGCTCACAAGAGAGCCTCATCCCCTCCCCTGGGTCTCCTCACCGTTGCGGCGCTTCTCCCTCCGGAGTGGGAGAAGCGTCTGCTCGACCTCAACATCACCCGGCTCACGGCCAAAGACCTGGCCTGGGCCGAGGCCGTCTTTGTCAGCTCCATGCTGGTGCAAAAGGAATCGGCCCGCCAGGTGATTTCCCTTTGCCGCCAGGCCGGCGTCCGGGTCATCGCCGGCGGACCGCTTTTTACCAGCGAGTTTGAGCAATTCCCCGACGTCGACCATTTCGTCCTCAACGAAGGGGAATTGACCCTTCCGCCGTTTCTGTCCGATTGGGAGCGGGGCAAAGCCCGCCGCGTCTACCGAACCTCCGCCTTTGCTGATATCCGGAAATCGCCTGTCCCCCAGTGGGATTTGGTAAACATGCGCCACTATGCCGCCATGAGCATCCAATATTCGCGGGGTTGCCCCTTCCAATGCGAATTCTGCAACGTCACGGCCCTCTTCGGTCATCAGCCCCGCACCAAGAGCACCCCCCAGGTCCTTGCCGAACTCGATGGCCTCTACGACCGGGGATGGCGGGGGAGTATTTTTTTCGTCGACGATAATTTTATCGGCAACAAAAGGCAGCTCAAGACCGATCTTCTCCCGGCCCTCATCGACTGGCAGAAGAGGAGGGGCGGTCTCTCCTTTTATACCGAAGGCTCCATAAACCTCGCCGACGATCCCCAACTCATGGAGATGATGGTCGAGGCCGGCTTCGACACCGTCTTTGTCGGCATCGAAACGTCCGACGAGGCATGCCTAGCGGAATCGGGGAAGGTGCAGAACCAGAAGCGAAATCTGATCGCGGACATCAAACGCCTGCAGCGGGCGGGGCTGCAGGTGCAGGGAGGCTTTATTGTCGGCTTCGACAGCGACACTCCCGACACCTTCCAGCGCCAGATCGATTTTATTCAGAACAGCGGGATCGTCACGGCGATGGTCGGTCTCCTGCAGGCCCTGCCGGGAACCCGGCTCTACGACCGCATGAAACGGGAGGACCGCCTCCTCGCCGATTCGACGGGGGACAACGTCGGTATTTCAACCAACATCATTCCGGCCATGAAGCTGGAGACTCTGCAGGAGGGTTACAAAAAAATCATTCGGACGATTTACTCGCCCGAACGCTACTATCAGCGTCTCAAAGCCTTCCTGCAGGAATACCGCCCACCGAAGATCAAGTCCGCCAAGAGCCTTCGCTACCAGTTGGCGTTGTTCCATTCCTTTTACCGCCTGGGGGTCCTGGGGAAGGAGCGTCTCTATTTTTGGAGAGTCCTCCTCTGGACCCTGTTCCATCGCCCCCGATTGTTCCCGCAGGCCGTCACCCTGGCCATTTACGGCTATCATTTCCGCACCATCAGCGAACGATATATTCTGGGGTGA
- a CDS encoding glucose 1-dehydrogenase, which produces MEEKRRVAVITGGAQGIGRGSAQAFLAAGYRVVIADCDGEAGEEAVRELAGGERVRFVETDVASEKAVERLVETTLTEFGVLDVLINNAGIMVRSPLAELTQEAWQKVLAVNLTGPMLCARYAAPHLREGGGAIVNIASTRALMSEPDTEAYSASKGGLLALTHALSVSLGPEIRVNAISPGWIDVGPWQKSSSRTTDVPGAADHRQHPAGRVGTPEDVANLALFLADPVNGFITGQNFVVDGGMTKKMIYA; this is translated from the coding sequence ATGGAAGAGAAGAGAAGGGTCGCGGTGATCACCGGCGGCGCTCAGGGGATCGGCCGGGGGTCGGCGCAGGCCTTTCTGGCCGCAGGGTATCGGGTGGTGATCGCCGATTGCGATGGCGAGGCAGGGGAGGAGGCGGTGCGGGAGCTGGCCGGTGGGGAAAGGGTCCGCTTTGTCGAGACCGACGTCGCCTCGGAAAAGGCGGTGGAGCGCCTGGTCGAGACGACCCTGACGGAGTTCGGCGTCCTCGACGTCCTGATCAACAACGCCGGAATCATGGTCCGTTCTCCCCTGGCGGAGTTGACCCAGGAGGCCTGGCAGAAGGTCCTCGCCGTCAACCTCACCGGCCCGATGCTCTGCGCCCGATACGCCGCCCCCCATCTGCGGGAAGGGGGGGGCGCGATCGTCAACATCGCCTCGACCCGGGCCCTCATGTCGGAACCGGACACCGAGGCTTACTCCGCCAGCAAGGGGGGGCTCCTCGCCCTGACCCACGCCCTTTCCGTCAGTCTCGGTCCGGAAATCCGCGTCAACGCCATCAGCCCGGGGTGGATCGACGTCGGACCCTGGCAAAAGTCCTCCTCCAGAACGACAGACGTCCCCGGCGCCGCCGATCATCGCCAGCACCCCGCCGGCCGGGTCGGAACACCCGAGGACGTGGCGAACCTGGCGCTCTTTCTCGCCGATCCCGTCAACGGATTCATCACTGGTCAGAATTTTGTGGTCGACGGCGGGATGACAAAAAAGATGATCTATGCCTGA
- a CDS encoding phosphoenolpyruvate carboxylase, with amino-acid sequence MKELFWRAEDQRERLDELTTCEAKRKDLPLRRDVRSLGKVLGEVIREQAGEKVYETEEELRRLAISHRELEQGEGGEPLDTDEERRLSGKAVSLIAGMTPAEAYQIVKAFSTYFELTNLAETNHRKRRRRALELNPQGGDKPGSMRGTLERLRKAGVDREEILRLLGEVTAVPVFTAHPTEVARRVVRTKRRRVAGVLEELDRLPLTDAEAADGQEGILAEVTALWQTDEVRRRQPTVADEIRMGLEHYPGALIAPLPDLYRDVARALDETYGGVTDPAGLPTLVRFGSWIGGDRDGNPFVTAEVTREALQKGRETILAAYLASVEELKELLTPSTCRREASPELLRACERYAALLPAVAAEAEGYPPCEPYRRFLRFVLHRIRRSLREEPQGPEGYGKAGELVVDLELVRESLLTHGGAHLARRYLDPLLRRLGTFGFHLHTLDIRQHARVHSLALRELGAGAEGSGAGGRGRAASPSEETTELLRTLREIAALKTTYPPASIRSYIISGASSEEDVYALVWLMELCGIQVSGEGEDPGLMPVPLFEYIDDLRRAPEVCRTLWSDPGYAPLLDSWGRRQEVMLGYSDSNKDGGMLTSTWETYKAHRALHRVAAECNVRLTLFHGRGGTVGRGGGPTHRSILAQPPGAFTGSLKITEQGEVINFKYADPALALRNLELMVAASLEALAAPPAVGDDGEAWEETLEELSATAFACYRKQIVDNPDILPYFEQATPVLEFELAKLGSRPARRRQSRSLDDLRAIPWGFGWIQSRHMIPGWFGVGHALERYAAGGEERLGRLKEMMGHFPFFRDLMRNVELALTKVDLPLARRYAELVSDAALRERVFSMVVEEFRRTRKMILAVSSQKTLLETNPGLAHSLRLRNPYVDPLSLIQIELLRRKRLGEESDELDYVLAATINGIAAGLRNTG; translated from the coding sequence ATGAAGGAGCTCTTTTGGAGGGCCGAAGACCAGCGGGAACGCCTGGACGAACTGACCACCTGCGAGGCAAAGCGCAAGGACCTGCCGCTGCGTCGCGACGTGCGCTCTCTCGGCAAGGTCCTGGGAGAGGTCATCCGCGAGCAGGCGGGAGAGAAGGTCTACGAGACCGAGGAGGAGCTGCGCCGCCTGGCGATCAGCCACCGCGAGCTCGAGCAGGGGGAAGGGGGGGAGCCTCTCGACACCGACGAAGAGCGGCGCCTCTCCGGAAAAGCCGTCTCCCTCATCGCCGGGATGACCCCGGCGGAGGCCTACCAGATCGTCAAGGCCTTCTCCACCTATTTCGAGCTCACCAACCTGGCGGAGACAAACCACCGCAAACGCCGCCGCCGCGCCCTGGAGCTGAACCCGCAGGGGGGAGACAAGCCGGGATCGATGCGCGGCACCCTGGAGCGGCTGCGCAAGGCCGGGGTCGACCGGGAGGAGATCCTGCGCCTTCTCGGGGAAGTGACGGCGGTCCCCGTCTTCACGGCCCATCCGACGGAGGTCGCCCGGCGGGTGGTGCGCACCAAGCGGCGGCGCGTCGCCGGCGTTCTCGAGGAGCTCGACCGCCTCCCCCTTACCGACGCCGAGGCCGCCGACGGCCAGGAGGGGATTCTCGCCGAGGTGACCGCCCTCTGGCAGACCGACGAGGTCCGGCGCCGCCAGCCGACGGTGGCCGACGAGATCCGCATGGGACTCGAGCACTACCCCGGCGCCCTCATCGCTCCTCTCCCCGACCTTTACCGGGACGTGGCCCGGGCCCTGGACGAGACCTACGGCGGCGTCACCGACCCGGCGGGCCTGCCGACGCTGGTCCGCTTTGGCTCCTGGATCGGCGGCGACCGCGACGGCAACCCCTTCGTCACCGCCGAGGTCACCCGGGAGGCGCTGCAGAAGGGACGGGAGACGATCCTCGCCGCCTACCTCGCCTCCGTCGAAGAGCTCAAGGAGCTTCTGACCCCCTCGACCTGCCGCCGCGAAGCCTCCCCCGAGCTTCTCCGGGCCTGCGAACGCTACGCCGCCCTCCTGCCGGCGGTGGCGGCCGAGGCGGAAGGTTATCCCCCCTGCGAACCGTACCGGCGCTTCCTGCGCTTCGTCCTCCACCGGATCCGCCGCTCCCTCCGCGAAGAGCCGCAGGGTCCCGAGGGGTACGGGAAGGCCGGCGAACTCGTCGTCGATCTCGAGCTGGTGCGGGAGAGCCTCCTTACCCACGGCGGCGCCCATCTCGCCCGGCGCTACCTCGATCCGCTCCTGCGCCGCCTGGGGACCTTCGGCTTCCATCTCCACACCCTCGACATCCGCCAGCATGCCCGGGTTCATTCCCTGGCGCTGCGGGAGCTCGGCGCCGGTGCCGAAGGGAGCGGCGCGGGGGGGCGGGGACGGGCCGCGTCCCCCTCCGAGGAGACCACCGAGCTCCTGAGGACGCTGCGAGAAATCGCCGCCCTCAAGACAACCTATCCCCCCGCATCCATCCGCAGCTACATCATCAGCGGTGCCTCTTCCGAGGAGGACGTCTACGCTCTGGTCTGGCTCATGGAACTCTGCGGCATCCAGGTCTCGGGGGAGGGTGAAGATCCGGGCCTGATGCCGGTCCCCCTCTTCGAGTACATCGACGATCTGCGCCGGGCGCCGGAAGTCTGCCGCACCCTCTGGAGCGATCCGGGCTACGCCCCCCTCCTCGACTCCTGGGGGCGGCGTCAGGAGGTGATGCTCGGCTACTCCGACTCGAACAAGGACGGCGGGATGCTCACCAGCACCTGGGAGACCTACAAGGCCCACCGCGCCCTGCACCGGGTGGCGGCCGAATGCAATGTCCGCCTGACCCTCTTTCACGGCCGCGGCGGCACCGTCGGCCGCGGCGGCGGGCCGACCCACCGCTCCATCCTCGCCCAGCCCCCCGGGGCCTTTACCGGCTCCCTGAAAATCACCGAGCAGGGGGAGGTGATCAACTTCAAGTATGCCGACCCGGCCCTGGCCCTTCGCAACCTTGAACTCATGGTCGCCGCCTCCCTCGAGGCCCTTGCCGCCCCGCCGGCCGTCGGCGACGACGGGGAGGCCTGGGAGGAGACCCTCGAGGAGCTCTCGGCGACCGCCTTCGCCTGCTACCGCAAGCAGATCGTCGACAATCCCGATATCCTCCCTTACTTCGAGCAGGCCACCCCGGTCCTCGAGTTCGAGCTGGCCAAGCTCGGCTCCCGTCCGGCGCGACGGAGGCAGAGCCGCTCCCTCGACGACCTGCGAGCCATCCCCTGGGGATTCGGCTGGATCCAGAGCCGGCACATGATCCCCGGCTGGTTCGGAGTCGGCCACGCCCTGGAGCGCTATGCCGCGGGGGGCGAGGAACGACTGGGGCGGCTCAAAGAGATGATGGGCCACTTCCCCTTTTTCCGCGACCTGATGCGCAACGTCGAACTGGCGCTGACCAAGGTCGACCTCCCCCTGGCAAGGCGCTATGCCGAACTCGTCTCCGATGCGGCCCTGCGGGAACGGGTCTTTTCCATGGTCGTCGAGGAATTCCGGCGCACCCGCAAGATGATCCTGGCAGTCAGCTCCCAGAAGACGCTGCTGGAAACAAACCCGGGGCTCGCCCATTCCCTGCGGCTGCGCAATCCCTATGTCGACCCCCTGAGCCTGATCCAGATCGAGCTGTTGCGCCGCAAGCGCCTCGGGGAGGAGAGCGACGAGCTCGACTATGTGCTGGCGGCAACCATCAACGGCATCGCCGCCGGGCTGCGCAATACGGGGTGA
- a CDS encoding HD domain-containing phosphohydrolase has protein sequence MVEKLKKFLQGISLKLAMVSLVLILFVTTLSSLVVIRLVDNFLLRELVHRGRAISLSAAIPAGYSILAGERLALDNLAVKIRESQPDLVYLAIVDINGIVVAHDELALVGTPYQEKKGTPVPAAEGAEVSLVERSGEENYTFRTPIEFAGRRVGDVYLGIDAATLHLARRAARLQLFLVSALMVILGVGGAFLLSGFITNPVKRLARGVSAIKNGGYGVTIEVTSHDELGELTHNFNQMSQMILEQKENLECTARDLERSSLSTVRILAAAIDARDQYTFGHSARVARLSLRIGTALGLEDDQLTDLEMACFLHDVGKIRVPDLILNKEGPLDDREYRLVRCHPDQGAEILSIAESLHKYIPVVLHHHEWYDGSGYPAGLQGEDIPLYAQIVALADCYDAITTSRPYRPGASREEAIAEIRRFRGTQFSPVLTDLFSDILVDYQHDEELSFMVKAV, from the coding sequence ATGGTCGAGAAACTAAAAAAATTCCTCCAGGGGATCAGTCTCAAGCTGGCAATGGTGAGCCTGGTGCTGATCCTGTTCGTGACCACACTCTCTTCCCTGGTGGTGATCCGCCTCGTCGACAATTTTCTTCTCCGCGAGCTGGTGCACCGCGGACGGGCCATCTCCCTGAGTGCCGCCATTCCCGCCGGCTACAGCATCCTCGCCGGAGAGCGCCTGGCCCTGGATAATCTGGCCGTCAAAATCAGGGAATCCCAGCCCGACCTGGTCTATCTGGCCATCGTCGATATCAACGGGATCGTTGTCGCTCACGACGAGCTGGCCCTGGTCGGCACCCCCTATCAGGAGAAGAAGGGAACTCCGGTGCCGGCTGCTGAGGGGGCGGAAGTCTCCCTCGTCGAGCGCTCCGGTGAAGAAAACTATACCTTCAGGACGCCGATCGAGTTCGCCGGCCGGCGGGTGGGGGATGTCTATCTCGGGATCGATGCCGCCACCCTGCACCTCGCCCGACGGGCGGCGCGTCTGCAGCTCTTTCTCGTTTCGGCCCTCATGGTTATTCTCGGGGTCGGCGGCGCTTTTTTACTTTCCGGCTTTATTACCAATCCGGTCAAGCGTCTGGCGCGGGGAGTCTCGGCGATCAAGAACGGCGGTTACGGCGTGACCATAGAGGTCACCTCCCACGATGAACTGGGGGAGCTCACGCACAATTTCAACCAGATGTCCCAGATGATTCTCGAACAGAAGGAGAACCTGGAATGCACTGCGCGGGATCTGGAGCGCTCCTCCCTCTCCACGGTGCGGATTCTGGCCGCGGCCATCGACGCCCGGGATCAGTACACCTTTGGTCATTCGGCGCGGGTCGCCCGCCTTTCCCTGCGCATAGGGACGGCTCTGGGGCTCGAGGACGACCAGCTTACCGACCTGGAAATGGCCTGTTTCCTCCACGACGTGGGGAAGATCCGGGTCCCCGATCTGATCCTCAACAAAGAGGGGCCGCTGGACGACCGGGAATATCGGCTGGTGCGCTGTCATCCCGACCAGGGAGCGGAGATCCTGAGCATCGCCGAATCGCTGCACAAGTATATCCCCGTCGTCCTTCACCATCATGAATGGTACGACGGTAGCGGCTACCCCGCAGGTCTCCAGGGGGAGGATATTCCCCTCTATGCCCAGATCGTCGCCCTGGCCGATTGCTATGACGCCATCACCACCAGTCGTCCCTATCGCCCCGGAGCCAGCCGCGAGGAGGCCATCGCCGAGATCCGCCGGTTCCGGGGAACCCAGTTTTCGCCGGTTCTCACCGATCTTTTCAGCGACATCCTCGTCGATTACCAGCATGACGAGGAACTCTCCTTCATGGTGAAGGCGGTATGA
- a CDS encoding HEAT repeat domain-containing protein, with the protein MPSFPPTPDRPPDILVLSRFIYEFNIARRQMSAYPKGHPVIAAAAGKTMEIFASLLENCDEVTLGVAREVLVVGEACLERKNPVFQDLARHLFALGVASLTFSRGLTRGEIITFNELLSHSREEVREAGGLALLLEGLGIRNIAVEEIDYQAFATTEELRIFPPGQNPAAPPAIPLWEGFITALLHARLDPEGAPLSGFEELGAGAVAALLNDEFDPNPANYGASIVAFLRRLAPGQSDDETRSLALEKLADLVGRFNPELRCQFLSSTFGALSDEGSLATEFIQKLSPDRVAETLADINDRRLSVPPAIFGILQKLSRHGGDPGGKVTGGTPSTGEDASESLDLIFREVEADQFVPAGYQVLLDKILTVEQPRKDEGDKLEELKKTLGSHRVETKVSAIILEILNNAPSESQTQSLKRNTLELFDYFLEMGDFASLSLMHTGLRRGVGAEAPLPLHQELLAAFTLPRFLEGTLNAPSLWGKEKFEEIEALIAAVGLPFVEPLLDRLAAADTIPLRRYYMERLQAFGNRTLPAIRARLGDGRWFFVRNLIMMLRTLNDPAVAAEIKPLLNHPHPKVRQEAFATLLHFRAPGADRILLEMLGDNDPAEQLRAVLLAPRTPYPAVFRALLALLNQGILTGSNFELKRGVVQALAETGNPAALPELGRRLRSNSLFHPILHARLKLEIVKSLEYYPAAEAAIILAEVVRSGSGDLARTAAQTLKNLQGRGA; encoded by the coding sequence TTGCCGTCTTTCCCCCCCACCCCCGACCGGCCCCCCGACATCCTGGTCCTGAGCCGGTTCATCTACGAATTCAACATCGCCAGGCGCCAGATGTCGGCCTATCCCAAGGGGCACCCGGTGATCGCCGCGGCGGCGGGGAAGACCATGGAGATCTTCGCCTCCCTCCTCGAGAACTGCGACGAGGTGACCCTCGGCGTCGCCCGGGAGGTCCTGGTGGTCGGCGAGGCCTGCCTCGAACGCAAAAACCCCGTCTTTCAGGATCTGGCGCGTCACCTCTTTGCCCTCGGGGTCGCCTCCCTCACCTTCAGCCGCGGCCTGACCCGGGGGGAAATCATAACCTTCAACGAGCTCCTCTCCCACAGCCGCGAGGAGGTGCGGGAGGCCGGAGGCCTGGCCCTCCTTCTTGAGGGACTCGGCATCCGCAACATCGCCGTCGAAGAGATCGATTACCAGGCGTTTGCCACCACGGAGGAGCTCCGGATTTTCCCCCCGGGCCAGAACCCCGCCGCGCCACCGGCCATCCCCCTTTGGGAAGGGTTCATCACCGCCCTTCTCCATGCCCGCCTCGATCCCGAAGGCGCTCCCCTGAGCGGCTTCGAGGAGCTGGGAGCAGGGGCCGTCGCCGCCCTTCTCAACGACGAGTTCGACCCCAATCCCGCCAACTACGGCGCAAGCATCGTCGCCTTTTTGCGCCGTCTCGCACCTGGTCAATCGGACGATGAAACCCGCAGTCTGGCCCTGGAGAAGCTCGCCGATCTGGTCGGCCGCTTCAACCCCGAACTACGCTGCCAGTTCCTCTCCAGCACCTTCGGCGCCCTTTCCGACGAGGGGTCTTTGGCAACGGAATTTATCCAAAAGCTCTCTCCCGACAGGGTGGCCGAAACCCTCGCCGACATCAACGACCGCCGCCTGTCCGTGCCGCCGGCCATCTTCGGCATCCTCCAAAAACTCTCCCGGCACGGCGGCGACCCGGGAGGGAAGGTCACCGGAGGGACCCCGTCCACCGGTGAAGATGCCTCCGAGAGCCTCGACCTCATCTTTCGGGAAGTCGAAGCCGATCAGTTCGTCCCCGCCGGCTATCAGGTTTTACTCGACAAGATTCTCACCGTCGAACAACCAAGGAAGGACGAAGGGGACAAACTCGAAGAGCTCAAGAAGACTCTCGGCAGCCACCGGGTGGAGACGAAGGTGAGCGCCATCATCCTCGAGATCCTCAACAACGCTCCCTCGGAATCCCAAACCCAATCCCTTAAACGCAATACATTGGAACTCTTCGACTATTTTCTCGAAATGGGGGATTTCGCCTCCCTGTCGCTGATGCACACCGGGCTGCGCCGGGGCGTCGGGGCGGAGGCTCCCCTCCCCCTCCACCAGGAGCTCCTGGCCGCCTTTACCCTCCCCCGTTTCCTCGAGGGAACCCTCAACGCCCCCAGCCTCTGGGGGAAGGAGAAGTTCGAGGAAATCGAGGCACTGATCGCCGCCGTCGGACTCCCCTTTGTCGAACCCCTCCTCGACCGGCTGGCGGCCGCCGACACCATCCCCCTGCGACGCTACTACATGGAGCGCCTCCAGGCCTTCGGTAACCGGACCCTTCCGGCGATTCGTGCCCGTCTCGGCGACGGCCGCTGGTTTTTCGTCCGCAACCTGATCATGATGCTGCGCACCCTCAACGATCCGGCCGTCGCGGCGGAAATCAAGCCGCTCCTCAATCATCCCCATCCCAAGGTCCGTCAGGAGGCCTTTGCGACCCTTCTCCACTTTCGCGCCCCCGGAGCCGACCGTATCCTCCTTGAGATGCTTGGCGACAACGATCCGGCAGAGCAGCTCCGCGCCGTGCTGCTGGCGCCCCGCACCCCCTATCCCGCCGTATTTCGGGCGCTGCTGGCGCTGCTGAACCAGGGGATCCTCACCGGCAGCAACTTTGAACTCAAGAGGGGGGTGGTTCAGGCGCTGGCCGAAACGGGGAACCCTGCGGCCCTCCCCGAACTGGGGCGGCGCCTGCGATCAAACAGTCTCTTCCATCCCATACTTCACGCCCGGCTGAAGCTGGAGATCGTTAAATCCCTGGAATACTATCCCGCCGCAGAGGCCGCCATCATTCTCGCCGAGGTGGTCCGTTCCGGGTCGGGAGACCTCGCCCGCACGGCGGCACAGACCTTGAAGAATCTGCAGGGGAGGGGCGCATGA
- a CDS encoding HD-GYP domain-containing protein: MSDTRREEICGFIRLLDMAVANATLYSPRHRQVLHLTESAGKALKSLLAEGPLPLLIIEGEVVADGSPLPAGMYLNRFAQTLGRHGIGHLRFVAGIENGEVAALVEALAGPVRQGEEIRSSEHLRFGRVEVRQEAAEDGGIKRLDLAELPGEERARFQDLCEGVRKHGKLQVTGISEVVHGFVEAFCREADPLMALAPLRAVDDYTFTHSTNVCILNLAQAMALGIDGALLHDIGIAAMLHDVGKLYIPEEILNKNGALDEQEWAVMKQHPVRGAQYLLDTPGVPRLAVLTAYEHHMKYNLSGYPRVAANWELNLASQMTMVSDIFDALRTRRAYHDPMEMEGITAIMRQLSGTELNPVLTENFLRLTARLSLEGSGS, translated from the coding sequence ATGAGCGATACACGCCGGGAGGAGATTTGCGGATTCATTCGTCTGCTCGACATGGCGGTGGCCAACGCCACCCTCTATTCCCCTCGCCATCGCCAGGTGCTGCACCTCACCGAGAGCGCCGGCAAGGCCCTCAAATCCCTTCTGGCAGAAGGCCCCCTCCCGCTGCTGATTATCGAGGGAGAAGTGGTGGCCGACGGAAGCCCCCTCCCCGCCGGGATGTATCTGAACCGCTTCGCCCAGACCCTCGGCCGCCACGGCATCGGCCATCTCCGATTCGTCGCCGGCATCGAGAACGGCGAAGTCGCCGCCCTGGTCGAGGCGCTGGCCGGACCGGTTCGGCAGGGGGAAGAAATCCGTTCCTCGGAACACCTGCGCTTCGGCCGGGTGGAAGTGCGCCAGGAGGCCGCAGAGGATGGCGGCATCAAGCGTCTCGACCTTGCCGAGCTCCCCGGAGAGGAGCGGGCCCGATTTCAGGACCTCTGCGAAGGGGTCAGAAAACACGGCAAGCTGCAGGTGACGGGGATCTCCGAAGTCGTTCACGGCTTCGTCGAGGCCTTCTGCCGCGAAGCCGATCCCCTGATGGCTCTGGCCCCGCTGCGCGCCGTCGACGACTACACCTTCACCCATTCGACCAACGTCTGCATCCTCAATCTCGCCCAGGCCATGGCCCTGGGGATCGACGGGGCGCTCCTCCATGACATCGGCATCGCCGCCATGCTCCACGATGTCGGCAAGCTCTACATCCCGGAGGAGATTCTCAACAAAAACGGCGCCCTCGACGAGCAGGAATGGGCGGTGATGAAACAGCATCCCGTCAGAGGGGCTCAGTATCTTCTCGACACCCCCGGTGTTCCGCGCCTGGCGGTTCTCACCGCCTACGAGCACCACATGAAGTACAACCTCAGCGGCTACCCGAGGGTCGCCGCGAACTGGGAGCTCAACCTCGCCAGCCAGATGACCATGGTTTCTGATATCTTCGACGCCCTGCGCACCCGCCGCGCCTACCATGACCCGATGGAGATGGAGGGGATCACCGCCATCATGCGCCAATTGTCCGGAACGGAACTGAATCCGGTCCTTACGGAAAATTTTTTGCGCCTCACCGCCCGGCTGAGCCTCGAGGGGTCGGGATCTTGA
- a CDS encoding patatin-like phospholipase family protein: MKIGLALGGGAARALSHIGVIEALIAHDIPIDVVTGTSMGAIIGALYAIDPDIGRVREKLLAYLASDVFAQGRLDFIRDKDLLEGEGLYYRFSRLARRGLFFTATLTRGSFISEETVERNFAALVDDIDIRSTRLPFAAAATDLRGGREFVLDQGNLRRALAASCAIPGVLPPVPWGEMQLIDGGWIDAVPIEPALHLGADLVIAVDVARDISELEHGRRALDIIFRADTISRYALAREKLARADIVLRPAVQTLHWADFTQPEKAIACGREAVESSFEEISRLLRFRRLKAWLRPPW, translated from the coding sequence TTGAAAATCGGACTGGCTCTGGGAGGGGGCGCCGCACGGGCGCTGTCGCACATCGGGGTAATCGAGGCGCTGATTGCCCATGATATCCCCATCGACGTCGTCACCGGGACCAGCATGGGCGCCATCATCGGCGCCCTGTACGCCATCGACCCCGACATCGGCAGGGTGCGGGAGAAGCTCCTGGCCTACCTCGCCAGCGATGTCTTTGCCCAGGGCCGTCTCGACTTCATCCGGGACAAGGACCTCCTCGAAGGGGAGGGACTCTATTACCGTTTTAGCCGCCTGGCCCGCCGAGGACTCTTCTTTACCGCCACCCTGACCCGCGGCTCTTTTATCTCCGAGGAAACGGTGGAGCGAAACTTCGCCGCCCTCGTCGACGACATCGACATCAGGTCGACCCGCCTCCCCTTTGCCGCCGCGGCCACGGACCTCAGGGGGGGGAGGGAATTCGTCCTCGACCAGGGGAATCTGCGCCGCGCCCTCGCCGCCAGTTGCGCGATCCCCGGAGTCCTGCCGCCGGTCCCCTGGGGGGAGATGCAGCTGATCGACGGCGGCTGGATCGACGCCGTCCCCATCGAACCGGCGCTGCATCTCGGGGCGGACCTGGTGATCGCCGTCGATGTCGCCCGGGACATCAGCGAACTCGAACATGGCCGCCGCGCCCTCGACATCATCTTCCGAGCCGACACCATCAGCCGCTACGCCCTCGCCCGGGAGAAGCTGGCCCGGGCCGACATCGTCCTGCGGCCGGCGGTGCAGACCCTGCACTGGGCGGACTTCACCCAGCCGGAGAAGGCCATCGCCTGCGGCCGGGAGGCGGTGGAGAGCAGCTTTGAGGAAATTTCCCGCCTGCTGCGCTTCCGGCGGCTCAAGGCCTGGCTTCGTCCCCCCTGGTAA